The genome window CAGTCAGCACAGAACGTGATCCGCGTCACCGGGACGCGCGTTGTCATCACGAAGGGGAAGCCGCGGATCGTCCCATTGTCGAGCATCTCCTGCCGGAAGATGAAGAGGCCTGAATCCTTGAGCTGCATCAGCGCGGTCGCCCGGGTCGGGTGCAGAACCCACGCGGTGGCGCCCATGCGAACGTGCGCGGTCAGCGGCAACTCCACCGCCTTGTCGATGTCGGCGAGGTAGGCCGCAGGGGTCGTTCCGGTGTTCGCGAAGGTGTGAGCGCTGTCGAACTGCACGAAGAGACCCTTCGGCGTGCCCCCCGTGCCGTCACCGTTGAACCCAGCGTCGTCGAGCCCATCGGCCACGGTGGCACGGAGGTCCTCTCCGACGCCCGCGTCGCCGACCCCCGGCGTGTGCAGCAGGTCGTTGCTGATGTCGGTGAGGACCATTCCCTTGTGCGCCTTGAGCACAATTTTTCCGTACTTCGGCGCGCTCTTCGGGACGGTCCCCCCTTCGCCAAGCCACTTGAAGACCGAAGCCTCCGTCTGCGTGCCCATGTGCAACTCGCCCTTGAACGCCTGGGTTCGCACGCCGAGCTTGAGCAGGGCGGCTTCGGGCCGCAGGAACTCGATCACCTCGCCGCTCTGCTGGATGGGCGCGAGGACCCCAGCCGAGTCGAACTTGGTGAGCTGAACCGCCTTCTGCACGTCAGCGTTGACGAAGCGCTTCATGGCGTCGGTCAGCGAGATCGCGCCCGAGCGGCGACTGGCCGCGACGACGCCCTTCGTGAACGCGCCAAAACTCGCGACGCTCGCGTACACACTGCCCTCGCGCGTCGCCCTATCTGTCCCCATGCGTCCGTGGGCGCGCTTCGGGCCGCAGCGTCGATCAACTCCTGCGCAACCTCCGGGCTCAGCGCCTTCACCATCTCTGAAATCTGCTTGCGAGTCATTGCCTTGACACTCCTTGGATGTAAACCTTGAACGCCTCGACGAAGCCCTTCGCGGTTTCGGCGGCGTCGAGACCCTTCGCCTCTTCGTCTTCCTCGTCATCCGCCTTCGGCGCATCAGCGGATGTCGGCTCGCCCGTGTTGGGCTTGCTCTCGTCTGCGGGCGCGTCACCGTTGCCGGTGGCTGGCTCTTCGGCCTGCTCTTCGCCCGCGTCAGGCTTGTCGTTGTCCTCGTTGGCCGCCTTCTCTTCGGCACGGTTGCCGAGCCGCTCAGCGACCCATGTTGCGATGCGCTCGACAA of Stigmatella aurantiaca contains these proteins:
- a CDS encoding phage major capsid protein, with the protein product MYASVASFGAFTKGVVAASRRSGAISLTDAMKRFVNADVQKAVQLTKFDSAGVLAPIQQSGEVIEFLRPEAALLKLGVRTQAFKGELHMGTQTEASVFKWLGEGGTVPKSAPKYGKIVLKAHKGMVLTDISNDLLHTPGVGDAGVGEDLRATVADGLDDAGFNGDGTGGTPKGLFVQFDSAHTFANTGTTPAAYLADIDKAVELPLTAHVRMGATAWVLHPTRATALMQLKDSGLFIFRQEMLDNGTIRGFPFVMTTRVPVTRITFCADWRQFIYGIDEELLLSEHDTRAEYDETTIHALVKADFKLRQPKAFSSITY